Part of the Babylonia areolata isolate BAREFJ2019XMU chromosome 4, ASM4173473v1, whole genome shotgun sequence genome, TGCCAGACTGGGTGGCATTCCTAACTTTGAACACGATGAAAACCTGTTCCTGGAGAAACGAGAACAGATGTACTACAATGTGGAGGATGCCAATCGTGTGATAAACAAGTACAAGATCCCAGAACGAGCAAAGCTTCTACGGCCAGATTTCCACAGCGAGATGTCGCGCTATCAGAGTGAGCTGATGTGCAGACGTGACGAAGACACTGTGTAGATATGATTTCACCCCTGAAAAAGTGTGACATCTACTTCAGAGACACTGGTAAAATTTGTCTGATCTGGGTAGAAAGTATGGCATTTTTATCAGGAGAATTTCTTTTGGATAATTTGCAATCTGCAGGAGTAGCACTCACAGATTTATGCTGAATGATCTACCTAATCTCTGTAGTATTACATTTCTAGCTTCAGAAAGGGGTTCAATCATCAGAAGTCATTGTAGAAATCAGCAACGGCTAATCATATTAAAAGACTTTTGGCGTTTAGTGAAAGTTGGGGTGGGTATATTTCTTGTTTGCATCTTCTTTGTCATCTACACTTTGCTAACTTGTTTTCTCATGCAACATTACCCCCAGAAAAATTACCTTTTTCAGTTAAACAGAAATACTCCAAGAACTAAAAACCCGAGGTCCATCTGTTGGTAAAGAAAAGCTGTCTGTGaaaatttgtttttttgagtGTAGATATTTTTAACTTAACCAATTATTTCTTTCAAAAACTGTGCAAATACTACTGTTGTAAAACTGTAATAAATGTTAGTTATTTCTCAGTTTGTTCAACAAaaatcccttacacacacacacacacacacacacacacacacaaagaagcatttATTCcatttttgaaatattttattatatatttacaTACATTTGGGGGTGTGCtgatacaataataataaatccTGGTCCACAATTCCTGTTACCAGTATTATCAGCAACATTTCCGTTTTTCTTCATTAGTTTTGTATTCTGCTTATTTGTATACAgactttcatttcattatttttacaTGAATAAAATTAACTTTCATCTTCTGTTTTCACTTGTATTAATAGGTTGACACTGTGTAAATTATATCAAAACCATTaatgcttatagtccagctgactgcaATGACCTGTTCAAGCCCCCAAAACATTTCAACATCATCATATCAAAAGGCAAGGCTGTGACacaaataattctctctctctctctctctctctctcactctctctctctcacacacacacatgctcacaacacaccacacatacaactcccatacacatgtgcacacacacatacaaacaaggattcacacacatacacacactcacactctctttatctcatgtacccacacacacatacgaacaagcacacacacatgctcacacacatgagacagattaaaaagctgtataagctgattcttttaccctcaataaagatcattttgactttacacacacacaaactcactccctctctctctctctctctctctcacacacacacacactcattcacacacagaagaagaagaagaaaaagaagaagaaattaacatTTATCTTTCTTAACTGTACGTTACTGAACACTCCATAAATATTTAAGGCACTAGTCATTCTGCTTAATATATGACCTCCAAATGACCtccaaattaaaaaagaaatccaaagaACATTAAattagcaaacaacaacaacaaaaaaagagtctTGCTGACTAACACCACCAaagaga contains:
- the LOC143281217 gene encoding sperm-associated microtubule inner protein 10-like; translated protein: MERTDMAAKTDRGDPGSLKFGRNLYTHSCVRVPQYSRLHPVIPRLYVQEWKMDMKNRELITQNARLGGIPNFEHDENLFLEKREQMYYNVEDANRVINKYKIPERAKLLRPDFHSEMSRYQSELMCRRDEDTV